One segment of Primulina tabacum isolate GXHZ01 chromosome 6, ASM2559414v2, whole genome shotgun sequence DNA contains the following:
- the LOC142548411 gene encoding defensin J1-2-like isoform X3 → MQIMHIYTATNKFTPKTTNTNYCLYYNMAGGFFRRFSTFLIVLMLLMAAEVAEARTCESKSHRFKGACVSKTNCASVCITEGFHGGRCRGFRRRCFCTKHC, encoded by the exons ATGCAAATCATGCATATATACACAGCCACAAACAAATTTACACCCAAAACTACGAACACAAACTACtgtttatattataatatggcAGGTGGCTTCTTCAGGCGGTTTTCAACTTTCTTGATCGTGCTGATGCTACTCATGGCAGCTG AGGTGGCAGAAGCAAGAACATGCGAGTCGAAGAGTCATAGGTTCAAGGGAGCTTGTGTAAGCAAAACCAACTGCGCTTCTGTGTGCATAACTGAAGGGTTTCACGGTGGCCGTTGCCGGGGCTTTCGCCGTCGATGTTTCTGCACAAAGCATTGTTAA
- the LOC142548411 gene encoding defensin J1-2-like isoform X2, producing MQIMHIYTATNKFTPKTTNTNYCLYYNMAGGFFRRFSTFLIVLMLLMAAEEVAEARTCESKSHRFKGACVSKTNCASVCITEGFHGGRCRGFRRRCFCTKHC from the exons ATGCAAATCATGCATATATACACAGCCACAAACAAATTTACACCCAAAACTACGAACACAAACTACtgtttatattataatatggcAGGTGGCTTCTTCAGGCGGTTTTCAACTTTCTTGATCGTGCTGATGCTACTCATGGCAGCTG AAGAGGTGGCAGAAGCAAGAACATGCGAGTCGAAGAGTCATAGGTTCAAGGGAGCTTGTGTAAGCAAAACCAACTGCGCTTCTGTGTGCATAACTGAAGGGTTTCACGGTGGCCGTTGCCGGGGCTTTCGCCGTCGATGTTTCTGCACAAAGCATTGTTAA
- the LOC142548411 gene encoding defensin J1-2-like isoform X1 — protein MQIMHIYTATNKFTPKTTNTNYCLYYNMAGGFFRRFSTFLIVLMLLMAADVIITEEVAEARTCESKSHRFKGACVSKTNCASVCITEGFHGGRCRGFRRRCFCTKHC, from the exons ATGCAAATCATGCATATATACACAGCCACAAACAAATTTACACCCAAAACTACGAACACAAACTACtgtttatattataatatggcAGGTGGCTTCTTCAGGCGGTTTTCAACTTTCTTGATCGTGCTGATGCTACTCATGGCAGCTG ATGTGATTATTACAGAAGAGGTGGCAGAAGCAAGAACATGCGAGTCGAAGAGTCATAGGTTCAAGGGAGCTTGTGTAAGCAAAACCAACTGCGCTTCTGTGTGCATAACTGAAGGGTTTCACGGTGGCCGTTGCCGGGGCTTTCGCCGTCGATGTTTCTGCACAAAGCATTGTTAA